ACAGTTATATGTAGTCACTAGAAAGGAGACAAATATCTCTAGTTCTGCTGTAGGAGAAAATTCAGTGTTACAAAATTGGGGCCTCAGCATTTGTCAGTCTCCTTGAGAGGGAtttgcttctctcttcttgtTTGTCTTAATTTCATTATGGTTGTAACCCTCTCTATGCTTACTTGGGCATAAGCCCCACTGAggtcagtgaggcttacttctaagtaaacatggatTGGATCAGGTTGAAAGTTTGCAATAGTCTTAGATttatgctgcatgtgtgcagtaaGATACAGGAAACCTGCTAGGCTCCATGGCAGCTGTTAAAATGAGCCAACTGACATGCTGTGTTCTGTTTCATGTGGAACTGTCTTCCCTCTCAGAACTACACCAATAAAAGTAATCCAACCACTGGACAGTGTGTGTTTCTAAGCAGATCAGTATGGGAAATAAATGGGGCAAGTTGGAAGAAGGACTTTCCTCAAGTAGGGGAGAGCTGCTTTCAGAGAAGCCTCAAAAAGGAAGATGAGACCTGTACTTCATGTCTGATTATCCATTCAGAAATGGGCAAGATGCTAAAAAGCAGAAGTTTGCCAAGAAATTGTGATTGTGTTCCTCTTCAAACTTTGTTGAATTGTAGCAAAGTTAGAGGATTTGAAACTACAGAACATTTTTCAAAGATATCTTCTGCTGCACTACTCAAACATTACCATCAGCAGTTCAAGAGAAGAACTGCTTTACTGGATCAGATGCACGTGGAAGCTCAAACAGGGCGGGAGAGTGatgagttctcaaagtggttcatatACCTGTTTCAGTGTATGCAATATACTAGTAAGCAGTATATTTAGTAAAAATAGTAAGAAATGCTAGAATAAGGCATCGGTGTTTGAAAGAACAAGGTGAGTAGGATCCAAGCACCCTAGAGGCAAAGGATTTTATGAGAGGGACAAGCTCAGACTCCACATTCCCTCTAATTTCTAAGCCAGCTGGAAGAAGCCACTTTCATATTTTGAAGCTCTCTCCTGCAATTAAAAGCTACCAAACTGCTTTTTGAGCAAGAAGCTTAGAATTCTAATTAGGCCTACACTAGAAGCCAGACTGCAGATGCTTTCTGCAGCAGGTTCCAGTACCTAGAGGCTTGTATAGTTTGTTTAAGATAGCCTTCCTTTTCCCACTAAGGGAGAAGTCTCCTGGCAGCTGTAGCTTTAGTCAAATGGCTACAAAGCCAGAGAAAACAGTTTCCCAAAcaaaatatgaatattttaaGCAGGATTTAACAGGCTTCATATAGTATTGGTGCCACCAAGTCTAGCTTCTCTGGCCAGAACCTACCACCTCTTTAGGGTTCACACCCTGCCCTAAAGCTACCTGCTCCCTTTGAGCCCTGCCCAATTACCACCTCTTACCACTTGGGGGGGTGCAGCAGTTCATGATTATATTATAGAATACAAAACTCAACAACAGCTGCCATCAGCCAGACCAAAATGGACTGAAAACTCAGTGCCAATTTGAGTGAGGAAGAGTATAGGTTAAGCATGAGCTGCATGTGTTAGTACTTTGTTTTCCCTTTATCACTTTTAACTTGTCAGTACTTTCAGTAACCCACAGATTATCATCCAATCCAGAGCACTCATTTTGAGCCTAGCTGTCTGATCTGTTTCCTTCCTAGAACTAGAATTGCAAGCTTTCACACCTTTCAAAGTTAgagagtcttttccagcacctAATTCCAGCCCCATCCATTTTATCTCATGAACTGCAGAGTGATCACTCCAGACCCAAGTACAGTATAAGATCTTTATTTTCAACATAAAGATACAGATAATTTCACAAGCTTCTTGGGCAAGGAGCCAGGACGGGCACACTGAAATCAgttaggatgctgctgctgctgctgctgctctttcttttTGTTCAATACGCTTCTTCCTAGCCAACAAGCGCCGCTCCCGTTCAAACTCCTTCATGCGCATGACATAACTAAGGGAGAGTACACAGGTGAGGTCAGTCAAGAGCAAGTGTCTTCCCCGTAAACCAGCCATTTTATCACTTCCTATCACCACATTCCACCATTTCCAGGCAGCAGGATTCAGTTCAGCTGATAATTGTTTGAAAGTCACTTCACTTGTAATCACCTATGCTGGAAATAGACGTGTAGATAACCACTTTATGTTCCTTTCCCTAATCACCTGCAGATAGGGGCTCAATGAGACATCCTACTTTTGTTTCACTTAAAATGCCAGGAAATAATGCTATCTGAAACATACACAGAGGGCATTCTTACACAGCTTGCAGGTGTGAACAAAACCTTGCAAAGAGTGCCAACAAGTTCTGCCAACTGATCCAATGTCTCTTTCTCAACAGGAGAGAAGCTCAAAAGTCAATCAAGGCTCACTCAGCATTAAGAACTGGTCATCATAATAGGGCTTTTTCTTCTCACCCCATGTTAGTTGTGCCAAGCCTTACTGAATCATCCTGCTGTGAGGGAGTTGCAGTTCTTTGGATATTAAAAGAGTGTGTTTAGcaggcagtttccagactatctTCAGAGCCAGTTTGGGACAGTATCTGAACTACAGCTAATTTAGGGGCTGAGTTAAATAGGGAGAATGTAGGGAGGAAAAAGCAAGAAGGTGGGGTCCCCACTTACTCCAGATGCTCACAGTAATCCCAGTCATGACGCTCATGTTTGCATGCAAAGATATTGGGAAAGTTGTCACGTCTGCACTTCATCAACTTCATGAAATAATGGGCACAATAATCCCGCAGCTCCACTGGAACCTGGGCATCATTCATCTGCTGCTGGGTTGCTATCATCACTATAGGAAAAGGAAAAGTGAGGTCAGGAGCTAGTTAAAAGCTCTTCATCAACAATCGTTTGTCACCTCCGATCTGCTCATGCTAAGGAAAGCAATGGCCTAGAAAATGCCCTTTGGGAAAGTTCAGTTTGCAAACGAGAAACTGATCTGTCCTATTCAAGTGAAGATGCCAGTTTAAAACAGAGCATTCCAGTATAATAGGGTTTTGGATAGCAAGTTCCAACTTGAACAACAGTAGGCCTGGGCCTGGAGCTGAATGCCTAAATTTAATTTTGGACCGTGCCAGCTGCATTATTTCCATCTTCTGTAAACAACATATGTTCACTTCTGCATCATGGCTCCATTACTGACAACTGTGATGCACTTTCCCCATAGTGAGATATAGAATAGCCAAAACAAAGCTTTAAAGAGACAAGCTCCAAGAAGAATGCCTGACGAGAAGCCTCCATCCTGCCGAAGTGTGGGGTTAAGAGATATCACACTCCCTATAAGCAGTATTACTAGGATACATCTCCAAATGCCTTGAGCTAACGCTTAACGAGAGGAAGCCCACCGTGCAGAGTCCTCCCCGTCCAGTTTGCGGGCAAGGTGAAACCAACAACCTGCATCAGCACCACCGGTGGGGTGGGATAGGATGTCAGGCACTCACCCTGTACAGGCtcggggtggggaagaggggagaTACCCGCGTCAGCCACGGTGTGTCACTATCTGCTACAGGGCAGCCTTTTGGATGGGTCTCTGAGATCCAGAGAAGGTGCCAGAGAAAACACCGGCGGGCGGACCGGATCCGAACCACGCCGTCCTCCTGGTCCTGGGGTGGGGTCGAGTCCCTTGGGGAGGTCTGGGGGGCGTGGCCAAGGCtcgcaggaggaggagaggcggcAAGGCAGAGCCAAGCCCCGCTGGGtgaccttcctcctcctcctcctcctgcctcccgctCGGTGCAGCTCACCCCGTTCCTTGCGCTCGGGAAAGCCATACGAGGGATCGAAGGTCGGCATGTTCAGCGGGTCGGGTTCCACTTCCGCATCCCAAAGATACCGGCGAGCCAGATGCGCCCCCATGGCTGGAGCCGACGCAGCCTTTCTGACCCTGTAGTCGCTCCTATTTTTCTCCTCCTCAGCCCCCGGCCCGGAACCGGAAGGGGTAGTCTTGGTCCGAGGTCATCATAGAGATAGAAAAAGGCTAGAGTCACAGAAAGCTAAGGCGTTAATATGTCACCCATGTGATGAGGTGAGCTCTAATCCATGACGGCTTAAGCTACAATAGGATTTTTAGGGTGCCATAAGACTCTTTGTTGGTTTTGCTGTAACAGATCAGCACTGCTAGCTGTCTGAAAATAAGGATAAGAAATCATTCTTACTCCACTGCCTGGGGATGGTTCCTATGGTGGACTGGTTCCTTAGACAGACACCCCGCCCGCCCCCACTTTTTCCCCATCTAGGGGCGGAAGTGAGTGTTGTCCATGAAAATCAATGCAGAATCCAGGATTTTAACATCGCTGTGATTGGGCAACTATGCCAGCTAAACTACCCCAAAGGTAGCAGCCGTGAGAAGGTCACGTTCTTTCTGATGTGATGTGTAAAATGTGGTTTAAAATAGCGGTttttgcgcgggaggaggcaatggcaaactcctcctgtattctaccaaagacaaccacagggctctgtgggcaccaggagtcgacgctgactcgacgacacactttacctttaaacgcCGATCCTCATACAATCCGTTTCCCCGTACTGCAAGACAAGAGAGTGGTTATGGCTGAATGTGCTTGACGACAACCATGCCCCTCTGTTAATACTGCAACTTAGAGGTATGGCTGAGCCTGGATTGGATTTCCAgaccaaaaccaaacaaaaacaacaaccccatacAGAACCGCCCACAGGTTTCCTTCGTTTCCCTCCCGGACCCAAACCAGTGttcatttgcatgcagaaatctTGTGCTCTAGTGGCCGGCATGTGGGCACATTGGTGCCGCATCATCACAGCTACGCTAAAATCCTGGATTTATCAATTATTTTTTATAAACAGTAGTCACATATCCCACGAGACGGGAAAAATGGCGTCCAGAGTATACCCAGACGCAAATCACTGTGTGTGAGTCTTTTAATACGTGTCTATTGTAGAGTCTCGCACAGCCGGAACGTGAACTTCTGATATTAAACTGAAAACGTTCACCACTGGGTATTaccattaaaatgtaaaacaaacaatcTAGACTGACCCAGTGTGAACTTAAGGAAAAATGCCGGGTGATACGTCCTTCAATGACATAGACACAGAAattctaaactaaactaaactagctcccccccaccccccatggcacTTTCTGATAATGGGGTAATAGTGGGGTAAGTGACAGCTGCCAAGTGATAGGCATCAAAGAAAATTACTGTAGTTATGAACTGGCAGCAGCATGTTCCCCTGCCATGTGAAGAAGCAGGAGTTTATGTGAGTCTACAATtggtgtcccccctcccccgcttaaAAAAACCACATTTTGCCCATGATTTCTGTGCCAGGAATGAAGAAACAAACTGCCCGATATTATCCCCCCATGTTGCAGATCGTGGGAAAGGGTGAGACTGAAAGATATTTCTTCCAACACACAGGGTCCCAGAGTTGTTATTCCCATAttgcaagatgcctctcaataccagttgcaggggagcaagcaacagcaagagagagagggcatgccctcacctcttgcctgtgggcttctcagaggcatctggtgggccactgtgtgagatgctgggctgttcttatggatggGGGCACTGAAGTTGAAATAGTGATTAACGGCAATCTTGTAATGGAATCCAATATTATTATCCTCATactgcaggttgggttgggttgggttgggggaCATAAACACTGGCTTAGATACTGTGAAGCTCCCCACTCTTCCGGGCAGGCATGCGCACTGCCTCTGTGAGTGTGGGGAGCCTGTTGACACTCCTTGCAAATGCACAACAGCGTCTGCACTGAGTAAGACATTTCTCCCATACCCAATGGGGGAAGTGTTCCACAGTGACGAGGTTATTCTTAAAagccacagatgctctgcacattTGCACAGTGCCTCAAGTTCACACTCACGCACCCATTGATGGAAGAGTGAAGAGCTGCATGGTACCTAAAccattaacatttatatcccacccttcttctaaCAAACACAACATGGTACATGGCTCTTCCCTTCACcctcacaactctgtgaggtaggttaggctgagagaaagcaactggcccaaggtcacccagtgaacatCATGGTTCAGTGTGGTTTTGAACGTGGGCCTTCCCAGTCCTGATCTGACATTCTAATCACTACATTTGGATAGATAATGGCATACAAGAACTATCTAATAAAGAACTGTCATCTCTTTGATCTTTATTGGTAAAACACAGATACTCATTGCTGTATCACAGAGTATATACATCATCAAAACCAGAAAATTTCACACAGTACAGATATGCCAAGTGAGCTAATTTTTCAGATGATGGGTACCCTCCTGagcagttagtcatgactaactgccAATGAAGTCAATTAGTCAAATTAGTCATGAACATCTTAagtcccattagtttcaatgAGACTAAATCATGATTCGCTTAGTCCAGAATTGTCTAAATCGCCTGAAATAATCACAGTCATTTTGAAAGCAAAATATACCATACACAAGGCATACTTCAAGTATGTCGTGTGGAATTTTGAAGTAAATTGCTGTCTCAACCCCATCTCAAATTCTAAGCCATTCAAAGCTCAGTTAAATGCTCCAGTCACCCTCTTGCAGAAAATATATTGCTCCCTGCTCTAAGTTTAAAATGGAGTTCACAATTAAAACTGGGGAGTGGTGTATAACCCAGGTCCTAGTCTGTTTTTCTATCTCTTTTGGCCATTATACTCTACAGATTCTGATGAGATGTCACTCTGTCTCTGCATCTCTGTGGTGAAAAGCTGTATATTCCTGACACAAAAATACCTGGCATAGGTAGGCCATTAGAGTGGAAATTAGTTTAATAGTAGAAGCACCAATAGGGACTGCACTGGAAGACTACTttccatgcccccatgtctgagaCAAGCATGGAGAAAGAAAGGATAGGCCTGGgtttaagtaaaggtaaagtgtgccatcaagtcaatttcgactcctggtgcccacagagccctgtggttttctttggtagaatacaggaggggtttaccattgcttcctctcgcgcagtatgagattatgcctttcagcatcttccatattgctgctgcctgatatagtaccagtggggatttgaactggcaacctcctgcttgttagtcaaacattttcccgctgcgccactttaATGTCATTGTTATGGTGTTGGTGTTTGGCTAGAGCTACTCCAGGACATGCAATTTCACTTCAAAGGGAAGGGATTACAGTATTACAAGTTCTAGTGATAGCAGATGCACAACACAGGTAGGAGTGGTAGCATGAAGGATATGCTCATTTTAAACTTTTTCATCTCTACATAATACTATGTTGCATCACATAGAAAGGTTttataaaattcatttttaaaatgcgtGTTTGGAATTGTTAACTTTAAGAAATACTGAGTGTATTCAGATAACAGCTAGAGTTGGGCATTAGTTCAAGCACACCTAGACAGCAAACTTGGCACTAATAATAGTCTTGTATATGGCCTAATAAAGACCATACTTTGAGAAGGGGCCATACTTAGAGCATGCATCAGGAATACTTCCTTTATTAAGTACATGCACAATTTCCTCTTTTCTCACAGACAAAGTGGACCTTTTTGTCACAGGGAATGTCATTCCAATTTCCTTTATTGGACAGAACAGCACAATCTTCCTCGCCTCTATTATTAGGTTCTCCTTGCCTCCAGAACCTGAAAAGGAAAAGCTCAGTAAGCACTGAATGATGAAATTCAACAGTAATCTTCTACATtcacagaatcatagagttggaagagTCCCAAAAGTGGGACCATCACAAATCAGTTTATATAACCCACAATGTGCCCAGAGAGCAGGAGCACCAAAGAAGATCAAGACAAAAAGAGGGGACGGACAGCACTAGATGGTGAAAAACCAAAACAGGCAAAGCCATCTGAAGGATGGCTTTCACTAGTCATCTGGAAATTAAGCTGAATCCTGGAAACTCCAGGCTGTTCCTGgatggttggcaaccctaaactGCAGGCTTGTACCAGGACAGGGACTGGGGCTGAAATGGAACAGACTAAAGGAGGTCAGGCTTCTAGTATCCTCACTGGCCAATCTAGATGCTTCCTATTGCCTGCCAGTCAAACAGGCTGACATTGCACAGGCTGTGCCTGAAATAGGTTGAAGCCACCAGGCTTCATACAATTCTAGGTAATTCATTAGGCTAGGTTGGTTTCAGTCTCTGGGCATGTG
Above is a window of Hemicordylus capensis ecotype Gifberg chromosome 2, rHemCap1.1.pri, whole genome shotgun sequence DNA encoding:
- the NDUFB7 gene encoding NADH dehydrogenase [ubiquinone] 1 beta subcomplex subunit 7, with the protein product MGAHLARRYLWDAEVEPDPLNMPTFDPSYGFPERKERVMIATQQQMNDAQVPVELRDYCAHYFMKLMKCRRDNFPNIFACKHERHDWDYCEHLDYVMRMKEFERERRLLARKKRIEQKERAAAAAAAS